From a region of the Candidatus Delongbacteria bacterium genome:
- a CDS encoding ATP-binding protein codes for MSKKFKVDARVILHLGRDSIKDHTTALIELIKNSYDADATKVEIEIYTKGSNPYIRVADNGFGMTEYEIDNHWLRIAYSEKRKSKMSQKGRRKTGEKGIGRISTDRIGANLYLATKADDGLKGIEVNWDDFDVAGREIEDIDIKTLKEPKINIPQKSNEISTTGTEIIIKTLRQKWTKENIDSLYNELSYLTTPFSEIEDFEIDLKTDIKTGLPEKIKSAYFDTAEIEINADYDGDENKIIYSIKNKYFPNKIDTEIIDINGLYTRLKKENDNVDKLRCGPFSLKYLFFPRKSSLLEGTNFTLTDLREFLDKNAGVKIYRDNISVKPYGYQNSPVGFDWLGLAERKGADPAGISRETYKVTPNQLLGGIFISRDKNPDIYDSASREGLLDNEALSDLKDVALGSIILLETYRYKLFQKLAKKTTKKETTINQSVDKVVEELILVKESLKKLTKESSKEESDKISQTIIKIESAIKSSASAFEKLLDEKRVLNGLATLGISTAVFGHETESAINNFKDAAQNARNYMRLTPPNVDIAIDELDVAYDQAKLIAGWGSFALTRVQYEKRVIKTKRVQQIIRNTLHEIKPALDASNIELILKQENIIAEVYQMNIESIILNLVTNAYNACLNGVGRRVIKVELISEHRDNIKGYELIVSDSGPGIPKEYKERIWEPLFTTTVGSGKARGGVGLGLTIVKSIVESLNGAVNASSDKELKGARFTVWLPREIN; via the coding sequence GAGTAATCCATATATTCGTGTTGCTGACAATGGTTTTGGCATGACAGAATATGAAATTGACAATCATTGGTTAAGGATTGCCTATTCTGAAAAAAGAAAATCTAAGATGAGCCAAAAAGGAAGACGTAAAACAGGTGAAAAGGGAATAGGACGAATTTCAACTGATAGAATTGGAGCTAACCTTTATCTTGCTACTAAAGCTGATGATGGGTTGAAAGGCATCGAAGTAAATTGGGATGATTTTGATGTTGCAGGTCGAGAGATAGAAGATATTGACATCAAAACTTTAAAAGAACCTAAGATAAATATACCTCAAAAATCAAATGAAATATCTACAACTGGTACTGAGATAATAATTAAAACTTTACGCCAGAAGTGGACTAAAGAAAATATAGATAGCCTATATAATGAACTTTCGTATTTAACGACACCATTTAGTGAGATTGAGGATTTTGAGATTGATTTAAAAACAGATATTAAAACAGGTTTACCAGAAAAAATTAAATCAGCATATTTTGATACAGCGGAAATTGAAATTAATGCTGACTACGATGGAGATGAGAATAAAATTATTTACTCCATCAAAAACAAATATTTTCCAAATAAAATTGATACTGAAATAATTGATATTAATGGTTTGTATACAAGATTAAAAAAGGAAAACGATAATGTTGATAAGCTGCGTTGTGGACCTTTTTCTTTGAAATATTTATTCTTCCCTAGGAAATCTTCCCTACTTGAAGGAACTAATTTTACCTTAACAGACCTAAGGGAATTTTTAGATAAAAATGCAGGAGTAAAGATTTATAGAGATAATATATCTGTAAAACCTTATGGCTATCAAAACTCACCTGTTGGGTTTGATTGGTTGGGATTAGCTGAAAGAAAGGGAGCTGACCCAGCAGGTATTAGCAGAGAAACATATAAAGTAACACCTAATCAATTATTGGGTGGAATATTTATTTCTAGGGATAAAAACCCTGATATATATGATAGCGCTTCAAGAGAAGGTTTGTTGGATAATGAAGCTTTGTCTGATTTGAAAGATGTGGCACTTGGTTCTATTATTCTATTAGAGACATATAGATATAAATTATTTCAAAAGCTTGCGAAGAAAACAACAAAAAAGGAAACAACAATAAATCAGAGCGTTGATAAAGTTGTTGAGGAGCTAATTTTAGTTAAAGAATCATTAAAAAAACTTACAAAGGAATCATCCAAAGAAGAATCAGATAAAATTTCGCAAACTATAATAAAAATTGAATCCGCAATAAAATCATCTGCCTCAGCATTTGAAAAATTGCTTGATGAAAAAAGAGTTTTAAACGGTTTAGCAACGCTAGGTATTTCTACAGCTGTGTTTGGTCATGAAACAGAGAGTGCTATTAATAATTTCAAGGATGCTGCTCAAAACGCAAGGAACTATATGCGACTCACACCACCAAATGTTGATATTGCTATAGATGAGTTAGATGTCGCTTATGATCAGGCAAAATTAATTGCTGGGTGGGGGTCTTTTGCATTAACACGAGTGCAATATGAGAAAAGAGTTATAAAGACAAAAAGAGTACAACAAATAATAAGGAATACTTTACATGAGATCAAACCCGCATTAGACGCTTCTAATATTGAGCTAATATTAAAGCAAGAAAATATAATCGCAGAGGTTTACCAAATGAATATAGAATCAATTATACTTAATTTGGTCACGAATGCTTATAATGCATGTTTAAATGGTGTTGGTAGACGCGTAATTAAAGTAGAATTGATAAGTGAGCATAGAGATAACATAAAAGGTTACGAGTTAATTGTTTCTGATTCAGGACCTGGCATTCCTAAGGAATATAAGGAAAGAATTTGGGAGCCTTTATTTACAACAACTGTTGGGTCTGGAAAAGCAAGAGGTGGAGTCGGGCTTGGTCTTACAATAGTAAAATCAATTGTTGAATCTTTAAATGGTGCCGTAAATGCTTCTTCGGATAAAGAATTGAAGGGTGCACGTTTTACAGTATGGTTACCAAGAGAAATAAACTAA